The Pelodiscus sinensis isolate JC-2024 chromosome 10, ASM4963464v1, whole genome shotgun sequence genome has a segment encoding these proteins:
- the GPR119 gene encoding glucose-dependent insulinotropic receptor, which yields MSHILYAVLHCLLGFFIPSANLLVIVVVYRLMKKKEGRSYMFILNLAAADLLVGLMCIAEALDDFLDGDFDKNLSYCLLRICMGMTPCIGSILTLLLISLDRYLAVRLPLYYPTLLNKKPMVFSLTLLWVVSILFGHMPLISPSLQQSNYTGYCGLLYAAKSDYLYVTCFGIFIPSLLVIICLHISVGRIAYSQHKRIWRTCLPAEPLTAHLRHFKALRTVLIVIVGFTICWGPYYLAGFVQATCNSCNLADVMMDTLFLLGEINSLFNPLIYALYSKDIRSQLPKLMTCKKKGQVKPLAVVHFKIRALNDVSTGEADTPNSPGDQVTNTTLFSSSSQSKIDILVS from the coding sequence ATGAGTCACATTTTGTATGCAGTGTTACATTGTCTCCTGGGCTTCTTCATCCCCTCAGCCAACCTGCTGGTAATTGTGGTTGTCTACAGACTAATGAAGAAGAAAGAGGGAAGAAGCTACATGTTCATCCTCAACCTGGCTGCTGCAGACCTGCTGGTGGGACTGATGTGCATTGCAGAGGCACTAGATGATTTCCTGGATGGAGACTTTGACAAGAATTTATCCTATTGTCTCTTACGGATCTGCATGGGCATGACACCTTGCATTGGCTCTATTCTCACCTTGCTCTTGATTTCCCTGGATAGATACTTGGCAGTGAGGCTCCCTCTCTATTATCCTACCCTCTTGAACAAAAAACCCATGGTCttctccctcactcttctgtgGGTGGTCTCCATCTTGTTTGGGCACATGCCTTTGatttctccttccctgcagcaAAGCAACTACACGGGTTATTGTGGGTTGCTGTATGCAGCCAAAAGTGACTACCTGTATGTGACCTGCTTTGGGATCTTCATCCCTTCTTTACTGGTCATCATCTGTCTGCACATCTCTGTAGGAAGAATTGCCTACTCACAGCACAAGCGGATCTGGCGCACCTGCCTGCCAGCAGAACCCCTCACTGCTCACCTTCGCCACTTCAAAGCACTGCGGACAGTACTTATAGTGATTGTTGGCTTCACCATATGCTGGGGACCTTACTACTTGGCAGGCTTTGTGCAAGCTACTTGCAACTCCTGCAACCTGGCCGACGTGATGATGGATACCTTATTCCTGCTTGGAGAaatcaactccctcttcaacccCCTCATCTATGCTCTGTATAGCAAAGATATAAGAAGTCAGCTGCCCAAACTGATGACGTGCAAGAAGAAAGGCCAAGTAAAGCCTCTAGCTGTGGTTCACTTTAAAATCCGAGCCCTTAATGATGTATCCACTGGAGAGGCTGACACACCCAATTCACCTGGGGATCAAGTCACCAATACTACTCTCTTCAGCAGTTCTAGCCAAAGCAAAATAGACATCTTAGTGTCATGA